In Neomonachus schauinslandi chromosome 6, ASM220157v2, whole genome shotgun sequence, a genomic segment contains:
- the TWNK gene encoding twinkle protein, mitochondrial isoform X4, whose amino-acid sequence MSISWAAGPPPPSPGAFLCFISPGLWLREEVLGELSNVEQAAGIRWNRFPDLNRLLKGHRKGELTVFTGPTGSGKTTFISEYALDLCTQGVNTLWGSFEISNVRLARVMLTQFAVGRLEEQLDKYDEWADRFEDLPLYFMTFHGQQSIRTVIDTMQHAVYVYDICHVVIDNLQFMMGHEQLSTDRIAAQDYIVGAFRKFATDNSCHVTLVIHPRKEDDDKELQTASIFGSAKASQEADNVLILQDRKLVTGPGKRYLQVSKNRFDGDVGVFPLEFNKSSLTFSIPPKSKARLKKVKDDNGLVTKKPSSGKKGAVPQNSKTCLGQAHHPYQPDPSKPSR is encoded by the exons CTTCGGGAGGAGGTGCTAGGAGAACTGTCAAATGTGGAGCAGGCAGCTGGCATCCGCTGGAACCGCTTCCCAGACCTCAATCGTCTCTTGAAGGGACATCGGAAGGGGGAGCTGACAGTCTTCACAG GGCCAACTGGCAGTGGAAAGACGACATTCATCAGTGAGTATGCCCTGGATTTGTGTACCCAGGGGGTAAACACACTCTGGGGTAGCTTTGAGATCAGCAACGTGAGACTAGCCCGGGTCATGCTGACACAGTTCGCTGTGGGGCGGCTAGAAGAGCAACTGGACAAATACGACGAGTGGGCAGACCGCTTTGAGGACTTGCCTCTCTATTTCATGACTTTTCATGGGCAGCAGAGCATCAG GACTGTAATAGACACAATGCAACATGCAGTATACGTCTATGACATTTGTCATGTGGTCATCGACAATCTGCAGTTCATGATGGGGCATGAGCAGCTGTCCACAGACAG GATTGCAGCTCAAGACTACATCGTTGGGGCCTTTCGAAAGTTTGCAACAGACAATAGCTGCCATGTGACACTGGTCATTCATCCCCGGAAGGAGGATGATGATAAGGAACTGCAGACGGCATCAATTTTTGGTTCAGCCAAA gCAAGCCAAGAAGCGGACAACGTTCTGATTCTACAGGACAGGAAGCTGGTAACTGGTCCAGGGAAACGGTATCTGCAGGTGTCCAAGAACCGCTTTGATGGAGATGTAGGTGTCTTCCCACTGGAATTCAACAAGAGCTCTCTCACCTTCTCCATACCACCAAAGAGCAAGGCTCGGCTCAAGAAGGTCAAGGATGACAATGGGCTAGTGACCAAAAAGCCTTCTTCTGGCAAAAAGGGGGCTGTGCCCCAGAACTCCAAGACTTGCTTGGGTCAGGCCCACCACCCCTACCAGCCAGACCCCTCCAAGCCCTCAAGGTGA
- the TWNK gene encoding twinkle protein, mitochondrial isoform X5, which yields MLTQFAVGRLEEQLDKYDEWADRFEDLPLYFMTFHGQQSIRTVIDTMQHAVYVYDICHVVIDNLQFMMGHEQLSTDRIAAQDYIVGAFRKFATDNSCHVTLVIHPRKEDDDKELQTASIFGSAKASQEADNVLILQDRKLVTGPGKRYLQVSKNRFDGDVGVFPLEFNKSSLTFSIPPKSKARLKKVKDDNGLVTKKPSSGKKGAVPQNSKTCLGQAHHPYQPDPSKPSR from the exons ATGCTGACACAGTTCGCTGTGGGGCGGCTAGAAGAGCAACTGGACAAATACGACGAGTGGGCAGACCGCTTTGAGGACTTGCCTCTCTATTTCATGACTTTTCATGGGCAGCAGAGCATCAG GACTGTAATAGACACAATGCAACATGCAGTATACGTCTATGACATTTGTCATGTGGTCATCGACAATCTGCAGTTCATGATGGGGCATGAGCAGCTGTCCACAGACAG GATTGCAGCTCAAGACTACATCGTTGGGGCCTTTCGAAAGTTTGCAACAGACAATAGCTGCCATGTGACACTGGTCATTCATCCCCGGAAGGAGGATGATGATAAGGAACTGCAGACGGCATCAATTTTTGGTTCAGCCAAA gCAAGCCAAGAAGCGGACAACGTTCTGATTCTACAGGACAGGAAGCTGGTAACTGGTCCAGGGAAACGGTATCTGCAGGTGTCCAAGAACCGCTTTGATGGAGATGTAGGTGTCTTCCCACTGGAATTCAACAAGAGCTCTCTCACCTTCTCCATACCACCAAAGAGCAAGGCTCGGCTCAAGAAGGTCAAGGATGACAATGGGCTAGTGACCAAAAAGCCTTCTTCTGGCAAAAAGGGGGCTGTGCCCCAGAACTCCAAGACTTGCTTGGGTCAGGCCCACCACCCCTACCAGCCAGACCCCTCCAAGCCCTCAAGGTGA
- the TWNK gene encoding twinkle protein, mitochondrial isoform X2, producing MWVLLRGGYPLRILLPLRGEWMGRRGLPRSLVPGSPRRRYRKEALPALEVPVLPVTATEIRQYLRAHGISFQDGHSCLRAPSPFVKALQPKDQTGATASFSLFIDKTTGRFLCMTSLAEGSWEDFQASVEGRGDGAREGVLLGEAPEAEDSEEVQRIWDRAIPLWELPEPEEAQLARVMFGLTKVTDDTLRRFSVRYLRPARSLVFPWLSPGGLGLRGLKLLSAEVQGDEVHYKETTIPRPGVYHNLFGLPLISRRDVEVVLTGRELDSLALNQSTGLPTLALPRGTACLPPALLPYLEQFRRIVLWLGDDLRSWEAAKLFARKLNPKRCSLLREEVLGELSNVEQAAGIRWNRFPDLNRLLKGHRKGELTVFTGPTGSGKTTFISEYALDLCTQGVNTLWGSFEISNVRLARVMLTQFAVGRLEEQLDKYDEWADRFEDLPLYFMTFHGQQSIRTVIDTMQHAVYVYDICHVVIDNLQFMMGHEQLSTDRIAAQDYIVGAFRKFATDNSCHVTLVIHPRKEDDDKELQTASIFGSAKASQEADNVLILQDRKLVTGPGKRYLQVSKNRFDGDVGVFPLEFNKSSLTFSIPPKSKARLKKVKDDNGLVTKKPSSGKKGAVPQNSKTCLGQAHHPYQPDPSKPSR from the exons GTCCCAGGCTCTCCTCGAAGACGGTACAGGAAGGAGGCTCTCCCAGCCTTGGAGGTACCAGTGTTGCCTGTAACTGCAACTGAAATCCGCCAATATTTGAGGGCACATGGGATCTCCTTCCAGGATGGCCACAGCTGCCTGCGGGCACCGAGCCCCTTTGTGAAGGCCTTGCAGCCCAAGGACCAGACTGGTGCTACTGCTTCCTTCAGCCTTTTCATTGACAAGACCACAGGCCGCTTTCTCTGCATGACCAGCCTAGCAGAGGGCAGCTGGGAAGACTTCCAGGCCAGCGTGGAGGGGCGAGGGGATGGGGCCAGAGAGGGGGTCCTGCTTGGTGAGGCCCCAGAAGCTGAGGACAGTGAGGAGGTCCAGAGGATCTGGGACCGAGCCATACCTCTCTGGGAGCTGCCTGAACCAGAGGAGGCCCAGCTGGCTCGTGTGATGTTTGGCCTTACCAAAGTGACAGATGACACACTCAGGCGTTTCAGTGTGCGGTATTTGCGGCCTGCTCGCAGCCTTGTCTTCCCTTGGCTCTCCCCTGGAGGTTTGGGATTAAGAGGCCTGAAGCTACTAAGTGCTGAAGTCCAGGGAGATGAAGTGCACTATAAGGAAACCACCATTCCCCGGCCTGGTGTCTACCACAATCTGTTTGGGTTACCACTGATCAGTCGGCGAGATGTTGAGGTGGTACTGACAGGTCGAGAGCTGGACAGCCTGGCCTTGAACCAATCCACAGGACTGCCCACCCTTGCCCTACCCCGAGGAACTGCCTGCTTACCCCCTGCCTTGCTCCCTTACCTTGAACAGTTTCGACGTATTGTGCTCTGGCTGGGAGATGACCTTCGGTCCTGGGAAGCTGCCAAGTTGTTTGCCCGAAAACTGAATCCCAAGCGATGCTCCTTG CTTCGGGAGGAGGTGCTAGGAGAACTGTCAAATGTGGAGCAGGCAGCTGGCATCCGCTGGAACCGCTTCCCAGACCTCAATCGTCTCTTGAAGGGACATCGGAAGGGGGAGCTGACAGTCTTCACAG GGCCAACTGGCAGTGGAAAGACGACATTCATCAGTGAGTATGCCCTGGATTTGTGTACCCAGGGGGTAAACACACTCTGGGGTAGCTTTGAGATCAGCAACGTGAGACTAGCCCGGGTCATGCTGACACAGTTCGCTGTGGGGCGGCTAGAAGAGCAACTGGACAAATACGACGAGTGGGCAGACCGCTTTGAGGACTTGCCTCTCTATTTCATGACTTTTCATGGGCAGCAGAGCATCAG GACTGTAATAGACACAATGCAACATGCAGTATACGTCTATGACATTTGTCATGTGGTCATCGACAATCTGCAGTTCATGATGGGGCATGAGCAGCTGTCCACAGACAG GATTGCAGCTCAAGACTACATCGTTGGGGCCTTTCGAAAGTTTGCAACAGACAATAGCTGCCATGTGACACTGGTCATTCATCCCCGGAAGGAGGATGATGATAAGGAACTGCAGACGGCATCAATTTTTGGTTCAGCCAAA gCAAGCCAAGAAGCGGACAACGTTCTGATTCTACAGGACAGGAAGCTGGTAACTGGTCCAGGGAAACGGTATCTGCAGGTGTCCAAGAACCGCTTTGATGGAGATGTAGGTGTCTTCCCACTGGAATTCAACAAGAGCTCTCTCACCTTCTCCATACCACCAAAGAGCAAGGCTCGGCTCAAGAAGGTCAAGGATGACAATGGGCTAGTGACCAAAAAGCCTTCTTCTGGCAAAAAGGGGGCTGTGCCCCAGAACTCCAAGACTTGCTTGGGTCAGGCCCACCACCCCTACCAGCCAGACCCCTCCAAGCCCTCAAGGTGA
- the TWNK gene encoding twinkle protein, mitochondrial isoform X1, with product MWVLLRGGYPLRILLPLRGEWMGRRGLPRSLVPGSPRRRYRKEALPALEVPVLPVTATEIRQYLRAHGISFQDGHSCLRAPSPFVKALQPKDQTGATASFSLFIDKTTGRFLCMTSLAEGSWEDFQASVEGRGDGAREGVLLGEAPEAEDSEEVQRIWDRAIPLWELPEPEEAQLARVMFGLTKVTDDTLRRFSVRYLRPARSLVFPWLSPGGLGLRGLKLLSAEVQGDEVHYKETTIPRPGVYHNLFGLPLISRRDVEVVLTGRELDSLALNQSTGLPTLALPRGTACLPPALLPYLEQFRRIVLWLGDDLRSWEAAKLFARKLNPKRCSLVRPGDQQPRALEALNQGLNLSRILRTALPAWHKSIVSFRQLREEVLGELSNVEQAAGIRWNRFPDLNRLLKGHRKGELTVFTGPTGSGKTTFISEYALDLCTQGVNTLWGSFEISNVRLARVMLTQFAVGRLEEQLDKYDEWADRFEDLPLYFMTFHGQQSIRTVIDTMQHAVYVYDICHVVIDNLQFMMGHEQLSTDRIAAQDYIVGAFRKFATDNSCHVTLVIHPRKEDDDKELQTASIFGSAKASQEADNVLILQDRKLVTGPGKRYLQVSKNRFDGDVGVFPLEFNKSSLTFSIPPKSKARLKKVKDDNGLVTKKPSSGKKGAVPQNSKTCLGQAHHPYQPDPSKPSR from the exons GTCCCAGGCTCTCCTCGAAGACGGTACAGGAAGGAGGCTCTCCCAGCCTTGGAGGTACCAGTGTTGCCTGTAACTGCAACTGAAATCCGCCAATATTTGAGGGCACATGGGATCTCCTTCCAGGATGGCCACAGCTGCCTGCGGGCACCGAGCCCCTTTGTGAAGGCCTTGCAGCCCAAGGACCAGACTGGTGCTACTGCTTCCTTCAGCCTTTTCATTGACAAGACCACAGGCCGCTTTCTCTGCATGACCAGCCTAGCAGAGGGCAGCTGGGAAGACTTCCAGGCCAGCGTGGAGGGGCGAGGGGATGGGGCCAGAGAGGGGGTCCTGCTTGGTGAGGCCCCAGAAGCTGAGGACAGTGAGGAGGTCCAGAGGATCTGGGACCGAGCCATACCTCTCTGGGAGCTGCCTGAACCAGAGGAGGCCCAGCTGGCTCGTGTGATGTTTGGCCTTACCAAAGTGACAGATGACACACTCAGGCGTTTCAGTGTGCGGTATTTGCGGCCTGCTCGCAGCCTTGTCTTCCCTTGGCTCTCCCCTGGAGGTTTGGGATTAAGAGGCCTGAAGCTACTAAGTGCTGAAGTCCAGGGAGATGAAGTGCACTATAAGGAAACCACCATTCCCCGGCCTGGTGTCTACCACAATCTGTTTGGGTTACCACTGATCAGTCGGCGAGATGTTGAGGTGGTACTGACAGGTCGAGAGCTGGACAGCCTGGCCTTGAACCAATCCACAGGACTGCCCACCCTTGCCCTACCCCGAGGAACTGCCTGCTTACCCCCTGCCTTGCTCCCTTACCTTGAACAGTTTCGACGTATTGTGCTCTGGCTGGGAGATGACCTTCGGTCCTGGGAAGCTGCCAAGTTGTTTGCCCGAAAACTGAATCCCAAGCGATGCTCCTTGGTACGGCCTGGGGACCAGCAGCCCCGTGCCCTGGAGGCCCTGAACCAAGGCTTAAATCTTTCTCGTATTCTGCGTACTGCCCTGCCTGCGTGGCACAAGTCTATCGTGTCTTTCCGGCAGCTTCGGGAGGAGGTGCTAGGAGAACTGTCAAATGTGGAGCAGGCAGCTGGCATCCGCTGGAACCGCTTCCCAGACCTCAATCGTCTCTTGAAGGGACATCGGAAGGGGGAGCTGACAGTCTTCACAG GGCCAACTGGCAGTGGAAAGACGACATTCATCAGTGAGTATGCCCTGGATTTGTGTACCCAGGGGGTAAACACACTCTGGGGTAGCTTTGAGATCAGCAACGTGAGACTAGCCCGGGTCATGCTGACACAGTTCGCTGTGGGGCGGCTAGAAGAGCAACTGGACAAATACGACGAGTGGGCAGACCGCTTTGAGGACTTGCCTCTCTATTTCATGACTTTTCATGGGCAGCAGAGCATCAG GACTGTAATAGACACAATGCAACATGCAGTATACGTCTATGACATTTGTCATGTGGTCATCGACAATCTGCAGTTCATGATGGGGCATGAGCAGCTGTCCACAGACAG GATTGCAGCTCAAGACTACATCGTTGGGGCCTTTCGAAAGTTTGCAACAGACAATAGCTGCCATGTGACACTGGTCATTCATCCCCGGAAGGAGGATGATGATAAGGAACTGCAGACGGCATCAATTTTTGGTTCAGCCAAA gCAAGCCAAGAAGCGGACAACGTTCTGATTCTACAGGACAGGAAGCTGGTAACTGGTCCAGGGAAACGGTATCTGCAGGTGTCCAAGAACCGCTTTGATGGAGATGTAGGTGTCTTCCCACTGGAATTCAACAAGAGCTCTCTCACCTTCTCCATACCACCAAAGAGCAAGGCTCGGCTCAAGAAGGTCAAGGATGACAATGGGCTAGTGACCAAAAAGCCTTCTTCTGGCAAAAAGGGGGCTGTGCCCCAGAACTCCAAGACTTGCTTGGGTCAGGCCCACCACCCCTACCAGCCAGACCCCTCCAAGCCCTCAAGGTGA